A portion of the Krasilnikovia cinnamomea genome contains these proteins:
- a CDS encoding histidine phosphatase family protein yields MERIVLIRHGQTPWSAAGRHTSYTDVELTPAGQDQARALGARLAGHRFAAVLCSPRARARRTAELAGLAVTEVTDDLAEWHYGEYEGITTAQIHQTRPGWSLWTDGCPGGESPEQVGARLDRVLARARTLLAGGDVALVAHGHALRVAGARWIGLPPSGGGRLRLDTATLSALGFEHGAEVLDTWNAAG; encoded by the coding sequence ATGGAGCGGATCGTGCTGATCCGGCACGGGCAGACGCCGTGGAGCGCGGCCGGGCGGCACACGTCGTACACCGACGTCGAGCTGACCCCGGCCGGGCAGGACCAGGCCCGGGCGCTCGGTGCCCGGCTGGCCGGGCACCGCTTCGCCGCGGTGCTGTGCAGCCCGCGGGCCCGGGCCCGGCGCACCGCCGAGCTGGCCGGGCTGGCCGTCACCGAGGTCACCGACGACCTGGCGGAATGGCACTACGGCGAGTACGAGGGGATCACCACCGCGCAGATCCACCAGACGCGGCCCGGCTGGTCGCTGTGGACCGACGGGTGCCCCGGCGGGGAGTCCCCGGAGCAGGTCGGCGCCCGGCTCGACCGGGTGCTGGCGCGCGCCCGTACCCTGCTGGCCGGCGGCGATGTCGCGCTGGTGGCGCACGGCCACGCGCTGCGGGTGGCCGGTGCCCGCTGGATCGGCCTGCCGCCCAGCGGGGGCGGCCGGCTCCGGCTGGACACGGCCACGCTGTCCGCGCTCGGCTTCGAGCACGGCGCCGAGGTCCTGGACACCTGGAACGCCGCCGGCTGA
- a CDS encoding LacI family DNA-binding transcriptional regulator, whose protein sequence is MADDRVRRVTSADVAREAGVSRATVSYVLNDTPHQSIPAETRRRVLEAAARLDYAPSAAARTLRSGRSDVVLCLLPDWPVGPEVGALLGNLSAALARRGMTFVAHPSTREDRPIAEIWKAITPAAVLAFEDLSAAEIAAMRAAGVASLVALLGRSRRRPGELEVPQQRVGRLQAEHLAALGHPRLGYAYPDDPRVAIFAEPRRDGARAACAGLGLPAPVSRTVPLDGAAAAAVVRDWRDAGVTAVCAYNDEVALAVLAGLRACGLTAPGDLAVIGVDDIVAARLADPALSTVTTDQAALAEYLAATIVEVIHGRPAPPGPGEDITRVVRRAST, encoded by the coding sequence ATGGCCGACGACAGGGTCCGGCGGGTCACCAGCGCGGACGTCGCCCGCGAGGCGGGAGTGTCCCGCGCCACGGTCAGCTACGTCCTCAACGACACTCCACACCAGAGCATCCCGGCGGAGACCCGGCGCCGGGTGCTGGAGGCCGCCGCGCGGCTGGACTACGCGCCCTCGGCGGCGGCCCGGACGCTGCGCAGCGGGCGTTCCGACGTGGTGCTGTGCCTGCTGCCCGACTGGCCGGTCGGGCCGGAGGTCGGCGCGCTGCTCGGCAACCTTTCCGCCGCGCTGGCCCGCCGGGGGATGACGTTCGTGGCGCACCCGTCCACCCGCGAGGACCGGCCGATCGCGGAGATCTGGAAGGCGATCACCCCGGCCGCGGTGCTGGCGTTCGAGGACCTGTCGGCCGCCGAGATCGCGGCGATGCGCGCCGCCGGGGTGGCGTCGCTGGTCGCGCTGCTGGGCCGGTCCCGGCGGCGCCCCGGCGAACTCGAGGTGCCGCAGCAGCGGGTGGGCCGGCTGCAGGCCGAGCATCTGGCCGCGCTCGGGCACCCGCGCCTCGGGTACGCGTACCCCGACGACCCTCGGGTGGCCATCTTCGCCGAGCCGCGCCGGGACGGGGCCCGGGCGGCCTGCGCGGGGCTGGGACTGCCCGCTCCGGTGAGCCGTACGGTGCCGCTCGACGGTGCCGCCGCGGCGGCGGTGGTGCGGGACTGGCGCGACGCCGGGGTGACCGCGGTGTGCGCGTACAACGACGAGGTGGCGCTGGCCGTGCTGGCCGGGCTACGCGCCTGCGGCCTGACCGCGCCGGGCGACCTCGCGGTCATCGGGGTGGACGACATCGTCGCGGCCCGCCTGGCCGACCCGGCGCTGAGCACGGTCACCACGGACCAGGCGGCGCTCGCGGAGTACCTGGCCGCGACGATCGTCGAGGTGATCCACGGGCGGCCCGCCCCGCCGGGACCGGGGGAGGACATCACCCGGGTCGTGCGGCGCGCGTCGACCTGA
- a CDS encoding LLM class flavin-dependent oxidoreductase, with translation MQFGIFTVGDVTPDPTTGRAPSEHERITAMVAIARKAEEVGLDVFATGEHHNEPFVPSSPTTLLGYIAGQTSTLLLSTATTLITTNDPVKIAEDYAMLQHLSGGRVDLMLGRGNTGPVYPWFGKDIRAGIPLAIENYALLHRLWREHTVDWSGKFRTPLQSFTSTPRPLDGIPPFVWHGSIRSPEIAEQAAYYGDGFFANHIFWPPSHTQRMVELYRERFAHYGHGDADRAIVGLGGQVFMRRNSQDAIAEFRPYFDNAPVYGHGPSLEEFTEQTPLTVGSPQQVIDRTLGFREYVGDYQRQLFLLDHAGLPLKTVLEQLDLLGEIVPVLRREFAARRPAHVPDAPTHASLLAARSQPEEVTAS, from the coding sequence ATGCAGTTCGGGATCTTCACCGTCGGCGACGTCACGCCCGATCCGACCACCGGGCGGGCGCCCAGCGAGCACGAGCGGATCACCGCGATGGTGGCGATCGCCCGCAAGGCCGAGGAGGTCGGGCTCGACGTCTTCGCCACCGGCGAACACCACAACGAGCCGTTCGTGCCCTCCTCGCCCACCACCCTGCTCGGCTACATCGCGGGGCAGACCTCCACCCTGCTGCTGTCCACGGCCACCACGCTGATCACCACCAACGACCCGGTGAAGATCGCGGAGGACTACGCCATGCTGCAGCACCTGTCCGGCGGCCGGGTCGATCTCATGCTGGGGCGCGGCAACACCGGGCCGGTCTACCCGTGGTTCGGCAAGGACATACGGGCCGGCATCCCGCTCGCCATCGAGAACTACGCGCTGCTGCACCGGCTCTGGCGCGAGCACACGGTCGACTGGTCGGGCAAGTTCCGTACCCCGCTGCAGTCGTTCACCTCGACGCCGCGCCCACTCGACGGGATCCCGCCGTTCGTCTGGCACGGCTCCATCCGCAGCCCGGAGATCGCCGAGCAGGCCGCGTACTACGGCGACGGATTCTTCGCCAACCACATCTTCTGGCCGCCGTCGCACACCCAGCGGATGGTCGAGCTGTACCGCGAGCGCTTCGCCCACTACGGCCACGGCGACGCCGACCGGGCCATCGTCGGCCTCGGCGGGCAGGTGTTCATGCGCCGCAACTCGCAGGACGCGATCGCTGAGTTCCGGCCGTACTTCGACAACGCCCCGGTGTACGGCCACGGTCCGTCGCTGGAGGAGTTCACCGAGCAGACCCCGCTGACCGTCGGCAGCCCGCAGCAGGTCATCGACCGCACCCTGGGCTTCCGGGAGTACGTCGGCGACTACCAGCGCCAGCTGTTCCTGCTGGACCACGCCGGGCTGCCGCTCAAGACCGTGCTGGAGCAGCTCGACCTGCTCGGCGAGATCGTGCCGGTCCTGCGCCGCGAGTTCGCCGCGCGCCGGCCCGCGCACGTGCCCGACGCGCCCACCCACGCGTCCCTGCTGGCTGCCCGCTCGCAACCGGAGGAGGTCACCGCATCATGA
- a CDS encoding TerC family protein: MLEVTALGWTLTIAVIVALLALDLTMGILRPHVVGFREAAAWSVFYIAIAVAFGLVFASVAGWDLGAQYFAGYIVEKSLSVDNLFVFVIIMSTFAVPEKYQQEVLTFGIIIALVLRVIFIALGATLLSLFSFMFLIFGLVLIWTAVQLFRHRDEDPSIEDNALVRATRRILPVTDEYVGGKLFARVDGRRVATPLFIVLIAIGSTDLLFALDSIPAVFGVTQHAYIVFVANAFALLGLRALFFLVKGLLDRLVYLSTGLSVILAFIGVKLVLHWAHTAISPQIPEISTPVSLAVIVAVLVITTVASLIKVRRDPDAIAHAGSVRSHARDQRPAEH, translated from the coding sequence ATGTTGGAGGTCACCGCGCTCGGCTGGACGCTGACCATAGCGGTCATCGTCGCGCTGCTTGCGCTGGATCTGACCATGGGCATTCTGCGCCCACACGTCGTCGGCTTCCGCGAGGCCGCCGCGTGGTCGGTGTTCTACATCGCCATCGCGGTCGCCTTCGGCCTGGTGTTCGCGAGCGTCGCCGGCTGGGACCTGGGGGCGCAGTACTTCGCGGGTTACATCGTCGAGAAGAGCCTGTCGGTCGACAACCTGTTCGTCTTCGTCATCATCATGAGCACCTTCGCGGTACCGGAGAAGTACCAGCAGGAGGTGCTGACGTTCGGCATCATCATCGCCCTGGTGCTGCGGGTGATCTTCATCGCGCTCGGGGCGACCCTGCTGTCGCTGTTCTCCTTCATGTTCCTGATCTTCGGGCTGGTGCTCATCTGGACCGCGGTGCAGCTGTTCCGGCACCGCGACGAGGACCCCAGCATCGAGGACAACGCCCTCGTGCGGGCCACCCGGCGGATCCTGCCGGTCACCGACGAGTACGTCGGCGGCAAGCTGTTCGCCCGCGTCGACGGCCGGCGCGTGGCCACCCCGCTGTTCATCGTCCTCATCGCGATCGGCAGCACGGACCTGCTGTTCGCGCTGGACTCCATCCCGGCCGTCTTCGGGGTCACGCAACACGCCTACATCGTCTTCGTGGCCAACGCGTTCGCGCTGCTCGGCCTGCGGGCGTTGTTCTTCCTCGTGAAGGGCCTGCTGGACCGGCTGGTGTACCTGTCCACCGGCCTGTCGGTGATCCTCGCGTTCATCGGGGTCAAGCTGGTGCTGCACTGGGCGCACACCGCGATCAGCCCACAGATCCCGGAGATCAGCACCCCGGTGTCGCTGGCCGTCATCGTGGCGGTCCTGGTGATCACGACGGTGGCGAGTCTGATCAAGGTACGGCGCGACCCGGACGCCATCGCGCACGCGGGCAGCGTTCGCAGCCACGCCCGCGACCAGCGGCCCGCCGAACACTGA
- a CDS encoding FMN reductase — MTERTERRTGGISRPERTLVVVSAGLTRPSSTRLLADRLAAATVAAADRDGARLTVRVIELRELAHDITNHLLTGFAPAALADALEAVAHADALIAVTPIFSASYSGLFKSFFDVLEPDTLAGKPVRVAATAGTARHSLALEHALRPLFTYLGAVVVPTAVLAASDDWAGAQAQGPLRARIDRAAGELAREAARRQPAVVADPFTLTTSFEELLAG, encoded by the coding sequence ATGACCGAGCGCACCGAGCGCAGGACCGGCGGAATCAGCCGGCCGGAGCGCACCCTGGTCGTGGTCAGCGCGGGGCTGACCCGGCCCTCGTCCACCCGCCTGCTGGCCGACCGGCTGGCCGCCGCCACCGTGGCGGCGGCCGACCGCGACGGCGCCCGGCTGACGGTCCGCGTGATCGAGCTGCGCGAACTGGCGCACGACATCACCAACCACCTGCTCACCGGCTTCGCCCCGGCGGCCCTGGCGGACGCCCTGGAAGCCGTGGCACACGCGGACGCGCTGATCGCGGTCACGCCGATCTTCAGCGCCAGCTACAGCGGGCTGTTCAAGTCGTTCTTCGACGTGCTGGAGCCCGACACGCTGGCCGGCAAGCCGGTGCGGGTCGCGGCGACGGCGGGCACCGCCCGGCACTCGCTGGCGCTGGAGCACGCCCTGCGGCCGCTGTTCACGTACCTGGGTGCGGTCGTCGTGCCGACGGCCGTGCTGGCCGCCAGCGACGACTGGGCCGGCGCGCAGGCGCAGGGCCCGCTGCGGGCGCGCATCGACCGGGCGGCGGGCGAGCTGGCGCGGGAGGCGGCCCGCCGCCAGCCGGCCGTGGTCGCCGACCCGTTCACCCTGACCACCTCGTTCGAGGAGCTGCTGGCAGGCTGA
- a CDS encoding winged helix DNA-binding domain-containing protein, whose protein sequence is MSAADALDLRTRSLLLRAHPAGSPGDVAGIVEWFGAMQAQDLASGQWSLGARLPGSTLADVTAALERREAIRTWPMRGTVHLVPPADAHWMLDLMGVRALAGAAKRRAFLGLDERTAERSVEVLGAALAGGNRLTRSQCMAALADAGVEVEGQLGYHLLWYASQRGVTCIAPNIGKEQTFVLLDEWVPAPRRPTREEALGIIALRYFRSHGPAPRKDFVGWTGLTVTDAKAGIAAAGSALATVEVDGAEMIADAALLDAGTDRLDAATVDRGDEWWALPGFDEFLLGYKDRSLMVDDDHKQAIIPGGNGVFRATIVRAGRVVATWTRTLGRSAVAVDVVPLVALRAGERRRAEQALEPYAAFHGRPLRVRWPQS, encoded by the coding sequence ATCTCCGCAGCCGACGCCCTCGATTTACGTACGCGCAGCCTGCTGCTGCGCGCGCATCCGGCCGGGTCCCCGGGTGACGTGGCCGGGATCGTGGAGTGGTTCGGCGCGATGCAGGCGCAGGACCTGGCGAGCGGGCAGTGGTCGCTGGGCGCCCGGCTGCCCGGCAGCACCCTGGCCGACGTGACCGCGGCCCTGGAGCGCCGCGAGGCGATCCGCACCTGGCCGATGCGGGGCACCGTCCACCTCGTCCCACCCGCCGACGCGCACTGGATGCTCGACCTCATGGGCGTGCGTGCCCTCGCCGGGGCCGCCAAGCGCCGGGCCTTCCTCGGGCTCGATGAGCGCACCGCCGAGCGCAGCGTGGAGGTGCTGGGCGCCGCCCTGGCCGGGGGAAACCGGCTGACCCGGTCGCAGTGCATGGCGGCACTGGCCGACGCGGGCGTCGAGGTCGAGGGTCAGCTGGGCTACCACCTGCTCTGGTATGCCAGCCAGCGCGGCGTCACCTGCATCGCACCGAACATCGGCAAGGAGCAGACCTTCGTCCTGCTCGACGAGTGGGTGCCCGCGCCGCGCCGGCCCACCCGCGAGGAGGCGCTCGGCATCATCGCGTTGCGCTACTTCCGCAGCCACGGCCCGGCCCCCCGCAAGGATTTCGTCGGCTGGACGGGCCTGACCGTGACCGACGCCAAGGCGGGCATCGCGGCGGCCGGGTCGGCCCTGGCCACGGTCGAGGTGGACGGGGCCGAGATGATCGCCGACGCGGCGCTGCTGGACGCGGGCACGGACCGGCTCGACGCCGCCACGGTCGATCGCGGCGACGAGTGGTGGGCGCTGCCGGGCTTCGACGAGTTCCTGCTCGGCTACAAGGACCGCTCGCTGATGGTCGACGACGACCACAAGCAGGCGATCATCCCGGGCGGCAACGGCGTCTTCCGGGCGACGATCGTGCGCGCGGGCCGGGTGGTCGCCACCTGGACCCGCACCCTGGGCCGCTCGGCGGTCGCCGTGGACGTGGTGCCCCTGGTCGCGCTGCGGGCGGGGGAGCGGCGCCGCGCCGAGCAGGCCCTGGAGCCGTACGCCGCGTTTCACGGCCGGCCGTTGCGGGTGCGCTGGCCACAGTCCTGA
- a CDS encoding carbohydrate-binding protein, producing MRTRRRAFALITGAAMTIAMAVAVAPDGMAAVSAGDAAAVACSATVWAEGNTYTAGTQVTYQGHLYRALVTHTAHPGAGWNPASTPSLWTDLGACTGGTTPPTTTPPTTTPPTTTPPTTTPPTTTPPTSTPPTGGTCAVKSRPAGKVLVGYWENWDGASNGVHPGLGWIPITDTRLAQHGYNVINAAFPVIRADGTVLWEDGMDAGVKVATPAEMCQAKASGATILMSIGGAAAGIDLSSSAVADRFVATIVPILKRYNFDGIDIDIETGLTGSGSIGTLSASQANLIRIIDGVLAQMPSNFGLTMAPETAYVTGGSVTYGSIWGSYLPIIKKYADNGRLWWLNMQYYNGSMYGCAGDSYQAGTVQGFVTQTQCLNAGLVVQGTTIRVPYDKQVPGLPAQPGAGGGYMSPSLVSQAYGAVSGIKGLMTWSANWDGSRGWTFGDNVRALQGR from the coding sequence ATGAGAACTCGACGTCGGGCGTTCGCCCTGATAACCGGTGCGGCCATGACCATCGCGATGGCGGTGGCGGTCGCGCCCGACGGCATGGCGGCCGTCTCCGCCGGGGACGCCGCGGCGGTCGCGTGCAGCGCCACGGTGTGGGCGGAGGGCAACACGTACACCGCCGGCACCCAGGTGACCTACCAGGGCCACCTCTATCGGGCCCTGGTCACGCACACCGCCCACCCGGGTGCGGGCTGGAACCCGGCCTCGACCCCGTCACTGTGGACCGATCTCGGTGCCTGCACCGGCGGCACCACCCCGCCGACCACGACCCCGCCCACCACCACGCCACCGACCACCACCCCGCCGACGACGACCCCGCCGACGACGACCCCGCCCACGAGCACGCCGCCGACCGGCGGGACCTGCGCGGTGAAGTCCCGCCCGGCCGGCAAGGTCCTCGTCGGATACTGGGAGAACTGGGACGGCGCCAGCAACGGCGTGCACCCCGGCCTCGGCTGGATCCCGATCACCGACACCCGGCTCGCCCAGCACGGCTACAACGTCATCAACGCCGCGTTCCCCGTGATCCGCGCCGACGGCACGGTGCTGTGGGAGGACGGCATGGACGCGGGCGTGAAGGTCGCCACCCCGGCGGAGATGTGCCAGGCCAAGGCATCGGGCGCGACCATCCTCATGTCGATCGGCGGCGCGGCGGCGGGCATCGACCTGAGTTCCAGCGCGGTCGCCGACCGGTTCGTCGCGACCATCGTGCCGATCCTGAAGAGGTACAACTTCGACGGCATCGACATCGACATCGAGACCGGCCTCACCGGCAGCGGCAGCATCGGCACGCTGTCGGCCTCGCAGGCCAACCTCATCCGCATCATCGACGGGGTCCTCGCGCAGATGCCGTCGAACTTCGGCCTGACCATGGCCCCCGAGACCGCGTACGTGACCGGGGGCAGCGTGACCTACGGCTCCATCTGGGGCTCCTACCTGCCGATCATCAAGAAGTACGCCGACAACGGCCGCCTGTGGTGGCTCAACATGCAGTACTACAACGGCAGCATGTACGGCTGCGCGGGCGACTCGTACCAGGCGGGGACCGTGCAGGGCTTCGTCACCCAGACCCAGTGCCTCAACGCCGGCCTGGTCGTGCAGGGCACCACGATCCGCGTCCCGTACGACAAGCAGGTGCCCGGTCTCCCCGCCCAGCCGGGAGCGGGCGGGGGGTACATGAGCCCGTCGCTGGTCTCCCAGGCGTACGGCGCCGTCAGCGGGATCAAGGGCCTGATGACCTGGTCGGCGAACTGGGACGGCTCGCGCGGCTGGACGTTCGGCGACAACGTCCGGGCGCTGCAGGGCCGCTGA
- a CDS encoding helix-turn-helix transcriptional regulator has protein sequence MQPDETALFGRASLLAAIAGRLAAGGGVALHGPAGIGKTALLDAVSAAATARGDLVLRLRPARTERAVPYAGVADLVDQVPPPAAAALPGAQRAALAALRQGVSSRTAGTVLARRLVLPLLLAQCARLAPVLLVLDDVQWLDAESAELIGFAMRRRPGPRVRVLAAQRLPDAAGRRRAVRLCPAPVSELAVPPLSADDLTALLEAHGLPCRTASRLHEASGGNPFLALALGAAMPPGPAWRPAPLPEPARALLRERVAALPAEVADTLLLAALATEPTATVLIRAGREDAERELRLAAAAGAVELDGDAIRFVPPALAQVLAEDAGAARRAAVHGALAAAAVGATDAVRHRALQSGRPDSEVARALAAEAQRAASRGAGRSAAELYLLAADRCPHALAAHRLDWLVAAARTAATAGAPALAGRAAEAVLAAEAPPEHRVRARLVLLDLAGQALADMGEMFAAALVEAGDDPGLVGPVRLRLTWAAMVAGDLDATIAEAGRTVTAARLAGDPTTEAMVLSTLAQAQRLRGEPEWTRTLQRALALPADQVPGWLHLGPRYLAARFAMVDDRLDEARADLLRLLAVAEQDRTGEALVEVLRSLSEVATRAARCRDALRYAHRAVACAQRAGLSPGPTWYTAAVAELAGGSLAAAAGFARRGVRASEQEGDSIYLLRNLHALGQAELRAGNTRAGVDALRRLRDLESVGATDPMIVRWHGDLAGGLAALGEHAEAAATLAEARAAAYRLAGAPGMAGYLDRATAVVLSESGQADSAVVLSAAAARHFEQLRQPIEQAHALLVQGGAERRRRRYAAARVAIGAALTIFLQVEAKPWAEQTERAMAGTSTPLTGTTPADLGLTSMEARVAAMVRDGASNREIATRLFLSVKTVEATLTRVYRKVGVRSRTQLTSRLTGLGPMTGAVAGPVRPAVDA, from the coding sequence ATGCAGCCGGACGAGACCGCCCTGTTCGGGCGGGCGTCGCTGCTGGCGGCGATCGCGGGCCGCCTCGCCGCCGGGGGCGGCGTCGCGTTGCACGGCCCGGCCGGCATCGGCAAGACCGCCCTGCTGGACGCCGTGAGCGCCGCCGCCACGGCCCGGGGGGACCTGGTGCTGCGGCTGCGCCCGGCGCGCACCGAACGGGCCGTGCCGTACGCGGGCGTCGCCGACCTCGTCGACCAGGTCCCGCCGCCCGCCGCCGCGGCCCTGCCCGGCGCCCAGCGGGCCGCGCTGGCCGCCCTGCGTCAGGGCGTGTCCTCCCGGACCGCGGGTACCGTGCTGGCCCGCCGTCTCGTGCTGCCGCTGCTGCTGGCCCAGTGCGCGCGGCTGGCCCCCGTGCTGCTGGTGCTCGACGACGTGCAGTGGCTGGACGCCGAGTCCGCCGAACTGATCGGCTTCGCGATGCGTCGCCGCCCCGGCCCCCGGGTGCGGGTGCTGGCCGCGCAGCGCCTGCCGGACGCGGCGGGGCGGCGCCGCGCCGTACGGCTGTGCCCGGCGCCGGTCAGTGAGCTGGCGGTGCCGCCACTGTCCGCCGACGACCTGACCGCCCTGCTGGAGGCCCACGGTCTGCCCTGCCGCACGGCCAGCCGGTTGCACGAGGCCAGCGGCGGCAACCCGTTCCTGGCGCTGGCCCTGGGCGCGGCGATGCCACCCGGCCCGGCGTGGCGGCCGGCGCCCCTGCCCGAACCCGCGCGCGCCCTGCTGCGCGAACGGGTCGCGGCGCTGCCCGCCGAGGTCGCCGACACGCTGCTGCTGGCGGCGCTGGCCACGGAGCCGACGGCCACCGTGCTGATCCGGGCCGGGCGCGAGGACGCCGAGCGGGAACTGCGGCTGGCGGCGGCCGCGGGCGCGGTGGAACTGGACGGCGACGCCATCCGGTTCGTCCCGCCCGCGCTGGCGCAGGTGCTGGCCGAGGATGCGGGCGCCGCCCGGCGCGCCGCGGTGCACGGCGCACTCGCGGCGGCGGCGGTCGGCGCCACGGACGCCGTGCGGCACCGGGCGCTGCAAAGTGGCCGGCCCGATTCCGAGGTGGCCCGCGCCCTGGCCGCCGAGGCGCAGCGGGCCGCGAGCCGCGGCGCCGGTCGCAGTGCCGCGGAGCTGTACCTGCTGGCCGCCGACCGGTGCCCGCACGCGCTGGCGGCGCACCGGCTGGACTGGCTGGTGGCCGCCGCCCGCACGGCGGCCACCGCGGGCGCTCCGGCGCTGGCCGGGCGGGCCGCGGAGGCCGTGCTGGCCGCCGAGGCGCCGCCCGAGCACCGGGTCCGGGCCCGGCTGGTCCTGCTCGACCTGGCCGGGCAGGCCCTGGCCGACATGGGGGAGATGTTCGCCGCGGCCCTGGTGGAGGCGGGCGACGATCCCGGGCTGGTGGGCCCGGTGCGGCTGCGGCTGACCTGGGCGGCGATGGTGGCCGGCGACCTGGACGCGACGATCGCCGAGGCCGGGCGGACGGTCACCGCGGCCCGGCTGGCCGGCGACCCCACCACCGAGGCGATGGTGCTGAGCACGCTGGCTCAGGCGCAGCGGCTGCGCGGCGAGCCGGAGTGGACGCGCACCCTGCAGCGGGCACTGGCGCTGCCCGCCGATCAGGTACCGGGCTGGCTGCATCTCGGGCCGCGGTACCTGGCCGCCCGCTTCGCCATGGTCGACGACCGGCTCGACGAGGCGCGCGCCGACCTGCTGCGGCTGCTGGCGGTCGCCGAGCAGGACCGTACGGGCGAGGCGCTGGTGGAGGTGCTGCGCAGCCTGTCCGAGGTGGCCACGCGGGCCGCGCGCTGCCGGGACGCGCTGCGCTACGCGCACCGGGCGGTGGCGTGCGCCCAGCGGGCGGGCCTGAGCCCCGGACCGACCTGGTACACCGCCGCGGTGGCGGAACTGGCCGGGGGCAGCCTCGCCGCGGCGGCCGGTTTCGCCCGGCGCGGGGTGCGCGCCAGCGAGCAGGAGGGCGACAGCATCTATCTGCTCCGCAACCTGCACGCGCTGGGCCAGGCCGAGCTGCGGGCCGGGAACACGCGGGCCGGGGTGGACGCGCTGCGCCGGCTGCGCGACCTGGAGTCGGTGGGTGCGACCGATCCGATGATCGTGCGCTGGCACGGTGATCTCGCGGGTGGGCTGGCCGCCCTGGGCGAGCACGCGGAGGCCGCCGCCACGCTCGCCGAGGCCCGGGCGGCGGCGTACCGGCTGGCGGGGGCGCCGGGCATGGCCGGGTATCTCGACCGGGCCACCGCCGTGGTGCTCTCCGAGAGCGGGCAGGCCGACTCGGCGGTGGTGCTCTCGGCCGCCGCGGCGCGGCACTTCGAGCAGCTGCGGCAGCCGATCGAGCAGGCGCACGCGCTGCTGGTGCAGGGCGGCGCGGAGCGGCGTCGCCGCCGGTACGCCGCGGCCCGGGTCGCGATCGGGGCCGCCCTGACGATCTTCCTGCAGGTCGAGGCGAAGCCGTGGGCGGAACAGACGGAGCGGGCCATGGCCGGCACCTCCACCCCGTTGACCGGCACGACCCCGGCCGACCTGGGACTGACCTCGATGGAGGCGCGGGTCGCGGCGATGGTCCGCGACGGGGCCAGCAACCGGGAGATCGCCACCCGGCTGTTTCTCAGCGTCAAGACCGTCGAGGCCACCCTCACCCGGGTCTACCGCAAGGTCGGCGTGCGTTCGCGTACGCAGCTGACGTCGCGGCTGACCGGACTGGGGCCGATGACGGGCGCCGTGGCCGGGCCGGTGCGGCCCGCAGTGGACGCCTGA